One genomic window of Leptospira paudalimensis includes the following:
- a CDS encoding MBL fold metallo-hydrolase, protein MKPLSKQKSISILTIIVLVCFTLYFLGYPNETIQMDLTSNPSINQIPKPKAKSSLVFSILKTGEAKTLEGFVIEGGSILNIVTVSHSSFYIQHPKGNFLFDTGLGTNIEEQFTVFPFYLKLLMEYKLNETTKSQLQSNNVNINSIEDVFFSHLHWDHASGLKDFPNANIHSVKEELNNPKIELGYIPSQFEGESVKWKYLNFTNTPYASYAKSIDWYGDGTVVFVPMKGHSEGSVGLFLHTENGETYFLTGDIVWRKEGFVNLKHKPRGARWIVDFDTKELGEEIARVHQLLIDNPGLKVIPAHDYDTQFPLGFYPKVIGGTKLLTME, encoded by the coding sequence ATGAAACCTCTATCAAAACAAAAGTCCATCTCGATACTTACCATCATTGTCTTGGTATGTTTTACATTGTATTTTTTAGGATATCCGAATGAAACCATCCAAATGGATTTAACTTCCAATCCAAGCATAAACCAAATTCCAAAACCGAAGGCTAAATCCAGTTTGGTATTTTCCATCTTAAAAACAGGAGAAGCAAAAACTCTTGAAGGGTTTGTGATTGAAGGTGGCTCAATTTTGAATATAGTCACTGTTTCTCATTCTAGTTTTTACATCCAACACCCGAAGGGAAATTTTCTTTTTGATACTGGCCTTGGAACCAATATCGAAGAACAGTTCACGGTATTTCCTTTTTACTTAAAACTATTAATGGAATATAAACTGAATGAAACGACAAAATCACAATTACAATCCAATAATGTTAATATCAATTCGATTGAAGATGTATTTTTTTCACACCTACATTGGGACCATGCCAGTGGGCTTAAGGATTTTCCAAATGCAAACATTCATAGTGTAAAAGAAGAATTAAACAATCCAAAGATCGAACTAGGTTACATTCCTTCGCAATTTGAAGGTGAATCTGTAAAATGGAAATATTTAAATTTTACGAATACACCTTATGCTTCTTATGCGAAAAGTATCGATTGGTATGGAGATGGAACTGTTGTTTTTGTTCCTATGAAAGGTCACAGTGAAGGTTCAGTTGGTTTATTTTTACATACAGAAAATGGAGAAACATACTTTTTAACAGGTGATATTGTTTGGCGAAAAGAAGGATTTGTGAATCTCAAACACAAACCTCGTGGCGCAAGATGGATTGTCGATTTTGATACAAAAGAGTTAGGAGAAGAAATTGCCCGTGTCCATCAGCTTCTAATCGATAACCCAGGACTCAAAGTCATCCCTGCTCATGACTATGATACACAATTCCCACTTGGGT
- a CDS encoding TetR/AcrR family transcriptional regulator, translating into MGKKGSVTKQRIIEVMAGLLEENGYETTGLSELGKETNTPKGSLYFHFPGGKEELTSLAILHSGVQLNEFFHLILSKSESPTHAIKQVFSALEDRIVTSDYRKGCPIATTAMEAANQSIPVANACKEVYVLWSKTIESYLIQNGYNPRVAKTLSVSILSLWEGALLLSKLQKSPEPLRMAQKTADLLLKT; encoded by the coding sequence GTGGGCAAAAAGGGAAGTGTTACCAAACAAAGGATCATTGAGGTCATGGCCGGACTTTTGGAAGAAAACGGGTATGAAACAACAGGCCTCAGCGAATTGGGAAAGGAAACAAATACTCCGAAAGGTTCACTGTACTTTCACTTTCCTGGTGGGAAGGAGGAACTGACGAGTCTTGCCATCTTACACTCGGGAGTACAATTAAATGAATTTTTTCATCTTATACTCTCAAAAAGTGAAAGTCCAACTCATGCCATCAAACAAGTGTTCTCTGCTTTGGAAGATCGGATTGTAACAAGTGATTACAGAAAAGGATGTCCCATTGCCACGACAGCAATGGAAGCCGCGAATCAATCAATCCCAGTGGCAAATGCTTGTAAAGAGGTGTATGTTTTATGGTCAAAAACAATTGAATCTTATCTAATTCAAAATGGGTACAACCCGAGAGTTGCAAAAACACTTTCTGTTTCCATCCTTTCCTTATGGGAAGGAGCCCTTCTCTTATCAAAACTCCAAAAGTCTCCCGAACCCCTTCGAATGGCGCAAAAAACAGCAGATCTTTTGCTAAAAACTTAA
- the fliG gene encoding flagellar motor switch protein FliG, whose protein sequence is MINKKPSLTGRQKAAIFLVAVGNEVASEIFKHLREDEIEQITFEIARLDKITPEDKEKVLVEFNELMMAQEFITNGGIDFARGLLEKALGNQKAIDIINRLTSSLQVRPFDFIRRTDPAHLLNFIQGEHPQTIALILSYLDPQKASNILSNLPHQIQAEVAKRIATMDRVSPDVLREVERVLERKLSTLASEDYTSAGGIDSVVEILNLVDRGTEKTIIEALEEEDPELAEEIKKRMFVFEDIVLLDDRAIQKVMREVDNTDLAKALKSVDSEVQDKIFKNMSKRAANLLREDMDFMGPVRLKDVEDAQQKIVNIIRKLEEAGEIVVARAGEDELVV, encoded by the coding sequence ATGATCAATAAGAAGCCATCGCTCACAGGAAGACAAAAGGCCGCCATCTTTTTGGTTGCGGTTGGAAACGAAGTGGCCTCCGAAATCTTTAAACACCTTCGTGAAGATGAGATCGAACAAATCACGTTCGAAATTGCTCGTTTAGATAAAATCACTCCTGAAGACAAAGAGAAGGTACTCGTTGAGTTCAATGAACTCATGATGGCACAAGAGTTTATCACAAATGGTGGTATTGACTTTGCACGGGGACTACTTGAAAAAGCACTCGGGAACCAAAAAGCCATAGATATCATTAACCGGCTCACTTCGTCTCTGCAAGTTAGGCCCTTTGACTTCATTCGTAGAACAGACCCGGCCCACCTTCTCAACTTTATCCAGGGGGAGCACCCTCAGACCATCGCCCTTATTTTATCCTATTTGGATCCGCAAAAAGCATCCAATATCCTTTCGAACCTTCCACACCAAATCCAAGCGGAAGTGGCAAAACGGATTGCAACGATGGACCGTGTTTCACCAGACGTACTTCGCGAGGTAGAACGTGTGTTAGAGCGTAAACTCTCTACTCTTGCTTCTGAAGATTATACTTCTGCTGGGGGTATTGATTCTGTGGTGGAAATTTTGAACTTAGTAGACCGCGGAACAGAAAAAACCATCATCGAAGCCTTGGAAGAAGAAGACCCGGAACTTGCCGAAGAGATCAAAAAACGAATGTTCGTATTCGAAGATATCGTTTTACTCGATGACCGTGCGATACAAAAGGTAATGCGAGAAGTCGATAACACAGATTTGGCGAAAGCACTCAAGTCCGTAGATTCCGAAGTACAAGATAAAATCTTTAAAAACATGTCCAAACGTGCTGCCAACTTACTCCGAGAGGATATGGACTTTATGGGACCTGTTCGTTTGAAAGACGTGGAAGACGCTCAGCAAAAAATTGTAAACATCATCCGTAAACTGGAAGAAGCGGGCGAGATCGTTGTGGCTCGTGCGGGAGAAGACGAACTTGTGGTTTAG
- a CDS encoding helix-turn-helix domain-containing protein — protein sequence MEKLNHFRNYRERRNLTRIQLSEKLNIPRSAIELLESEDWIRSKFDYVVLVSKELGLSLIDLIRNEFDYDLEREFFNEEEFEEIVARYANARVTLILSELKLFCRNAKVRLDDFDVTELSFSMGSLHKLITLNQKLERGEISTKDALVEFPPKWGKFSNRSN from the coding sequence ATGGAAAAATTAAATCATTTCAGAAATTATAGAGAGAGAAGAAATCTCACACGCATTCAATTATCAGAAAAATTGAATATTCCACGATCAGCTATTGAGTTATTGGAATCAGAAGATTGGATCCGCTCTAAATTTGATTATGTCGTTTTGGTCTCTAAAGAGCTTGGTCTATCACTCATTGATCTCATTCGAAATGAATTTGATTACGATTTAGAAAGAGAATTTTTTAATGAGGAAGAATTTGAAGAGATTGTAGCTCGTTATGCCAATGCGAGAGTCACTTTGATACTTTCAGAACTCAAACTTTTCTGTCGGAATGCCAAAGTGCGATTAGATGATTTTGATGTGACAGAACTTTCCTTTTCCATGGGAAGTTTACACAAACTCATCACACTCAATCAAAAATTGGAACGTGGTGAAATTAGCACAAAGGATGCGCTTGTTGAATTTCCACCGAAGTGGGGAAAATTTAGCAACCGAAGTAACTAA
- a CDS encoding glycerophosphodiester phosphodiesterase — protein MKLILSFSKLYIAVSFFSLLVVNCATVETPNRLRKDIDLQGHRGARGLKPENTWPAFEEAIKYKMVTLELDTVLTKDKRVVIHHDSDTNPVICQNVDGTQIQKKSLYELTLAELQALDCGSKQNPNFPKQIPVPGTKLLSLEEFFELVLRHEKKSKEVYEFNIETKFPDDGSAPDSLVKEHTEKLIQIIEKYKVVDRSTIQSFDMRTLSVSKQKNPKIKTSALFVPTYFQGFLMTIGLGNGYRETILGLAKEKQADIVSPYFLYVTPRFVKTSHDKGMMVIPWTVNTEKEMNRLVTCGVDGIISDYPDMLDKVVRKKN, from the coding sequence ATGAAATTGATTCTCTCATTTAGTAAACTCTACATAGCCGTGAGTTTTTTTAGTTTGTTAGTTGTGAATTGTGCTACAGTTGAAACTCCCAATCGTTTGCGTAAAGACATCGACTTACAGGGACATCGTGGTGCACGCGGATTAAAACCAGAAAATACATGGCCAGCGTTTGAAGAAGCAATCAAATATAAAATGGTTACTTTAGAATTAGATACCGTTTTAACAAAAGACAAACGTGTGGTCATCCATCATGATTCTGATACCAATCCAGTCATTTGCCAAAATGTTGATGGAACTCAAATCCAAAAAAAATCATTATATGAACTTACACTTGCTGAATTACAAGCATTAGATTGTGGTTCTAAACAAAATCCTAATTTTCCAAAACAAATTCCTGTACCTGGAACAAAACTTTTATCACTCGAAGAATTTTTTGAATTAGTTTTGAGACATGAAAAAAAATCGAAAGAAGTATATGAATTTAATATCGAAACCAAATTTCCAGATGATGGATCCGCACCTGATAGTTTAGTCAAAGAACATACTGAAAAACTCATTCAAATCATAGAAAAATATAAAGTGGTAGATCGTTCGACAATCCAATCATTTGATATGAGAACACTTTCAGTGTCGAAACAAAAGAATCCAAAAATTAAAACAAGTGCGTTGTTCGTACCAACATATTTCCAAGGATTTTTAATGACCATTGGACTTGGGAATGGATATAGGGAGACAATTCTTGGTTTAGCAAAAGAGAAACAAGCAGATATCGTTTCACCATATTTTTTATATGTAACACCAAGATTTGTCAAAACATCTCATGACAAAGGGATGATGGTGATTCCTTGGACGGTTAATACCGAAAAGGAAATGAATCGTTTGGTAACTTGTGGTGTTGATGGAATTATATCCGATTATCCAGATATGTTAGATAAAGTGGTTCGTAAAAAAAACTAA
- a CDS encoding TRL domain-containing protein, with protein sequence MKVKLQRIQFYFVFLILLGYLSSCANLGQPQGLGPTGLLYASYTIAVSERPLPKQSLKQGKACLKRIGFFYVTGDGSILSAAQEGGIQEVFRIEKEATNYLSLYSTLCTVVWGI encoded by the coding sequence ATGAAAGTGAAACTTCAAAGGATTCAATTTTATTTTGTCTTTTTGATCCTCTTAGGATACCTTAGCTCTTGCGCTAATTTAGGCCAACCACAAGGTTTAGGTCCAACAGGGCTTCTATATGCTTCCTATACAATTGCTGTTTCGGAAAGACCTCTCCCCAAACAGTCATTAAAACAAGGAAAGGCATGCCTAAAACGGATTGGATTCTTTTATGTGACGGGAGATGGTAGCATTTTATCAGCAGCACAAGAGGGAGGAATCCAAGAAGTGTTTCGAATCGAAAAAGAGGCAACGAATTACCTCTCTCTCTATTCTACTTTGTGTACGGTTGTTTGGGGGATTTAG
- a CDS encoding TRL-like family protein, giving the protein MVQKKIFLSFLLFALFHLIFVSCASPGFGPRGFIFTKTKIGVYGTGEPSKRRITSCVHSILGLFSFGNASFEFLKSRSKIQTVTETNWTTLVVLGVYANLCVEISGNE; this is encoded by the coding sequence TTGGTTCAAAAAAAAATATTTTTGAGTTTTCTATTGTTTGCACTTTTTCATCTGATATTTGTTAGTTGTGCGTCACCAGGATTTGGTCCAAGAGGATTTATTTTTACAAAAACCAAAATCGGTGTTTATGGTACAGGAGAACCTTCTAAAAGACGAATCACTTCCTGTGTCCATTCCATTCTTGGTTTATTTTCATTTGGAAATGCATCATTTGAATTTCTAAAATCTAGGTCCAAAATCCAAACTGTCACTGAAACCAATTGGACAACTCTTGTTGTACTTGGTGTGTATGCCAACCTATGTGTTGAGATCTCTGGAAACGAATGA
- the pepN gene encoding aminopeptidase N, translating to MKQLFSIFTLGSLLFLIHCKFNQTNYHLTLQEAEYRYETIENIKYNLEINLSPKESFTGKVNIQFVGKKIRDLRLDYFQGEIKSIILNGEALTDFEYKKGQIQLPSNRLMIGNNTVSVSFETPYAKTGNGLHKFLDPDDKETYIYSQFEAFHANKMFPCFDQPDLKATFQLQVTAPKNWKVISTTLPTSQNKSENPEEVLHQFPESKKISTYVFSLHAGPYQVWEDKAESIPLRLFVRKSLAKYVEPKDWFTFTKEGFAFFNSYFGIPYPFEKYDQVIVPEFNFGAMENVAAVTFSERFVSRSPMTRSQRENLSDVILHEMAHMWFGDLVTMKWWNGLWLNESFATYMASLAQAKNSEFQETWISFFEKMKQWAYEEDGYSTNHPVEAKVNDTEEAFTQFDGITYGKGASVIKQLVFFIGEESFQKGVQNYLRKYSYSNSTLLDFLRELEFVSGFSMKKWSKDWLETKGTNQIELTTVCADNHLYGKIVQAAPGPENKLRDHKTILGLYFFDKANKQVSYEQFPVVYSGRSSEAILGVKSCPDYVLFNAEDHDFVIWKWTDVNKQNLEFVLEYDKDPMRKLILWTDYFRQVSLANITFDEFKDSAVRLYQIETDTKIKRWILSKLASDNGYTYLTSRFWFPESKRNADLESLQNFLLDELKKVKAGSDEQRYLFLSLIDSTYTEVSQKRLYDILENKLSFSGLKLDQDLRWNMIIKLSSLEKDRNKIQSFIDREKKLDPSSRGVNSSLAAEASEPNPEVKQKWIQVLLNPKTSNLSSSTLRVVSYSLFPEYQKNIQLQFLDQYFDALDKFQHTDDENYLDAFAKSLTPDFCTDETLLILKKFTNNHPKLPAPVKKTLLKQIDSEKKCIQMKYKHKELMIQ from the coding sequence ATGAAACAACTATTCAGCATTTTTACTCTTGGAAGTTTACTATTCTTAATCCATTGTAAGTTTAACCAAACAAACTATCACCTTACTTTACAAGAAGCTGAATACCGATACGAGACCATTGAAAATATAAAATACAATTTAGAAATCAATCTCTCACCTAAAGAAAGTTTTACGGGGAAAGTTAACATCCAGTTTGTTGGAAAAAAAATCAGAGACTTACGTTTGGATTATTTCCAAGGAGAAATCAAATCCATCATTTTGAATGGAGAGGCGCTTACTGATTTTGAATATAAAAAAGGACAAATCCAACTTCCTTCGAATCGATTGATGATTGGAAACAACACAGTTTCTGTTTCCTTTGAAACACCTTATGCCAAAACGGGGAATGGACTCCACAAATTCCTAGACCCTGACGATAAAGAAACATATATCTACTCACAATTTGAAGCATTCCACGCAAATAAAATGTTTCCATGTTTTGACCAACCAGATCTAAAGGCAACCTTCCAACTCCAAGTAACAGCACCAAAAAATTGGAAAGTAATCTCCACAACTCTTCCCACATCACAAAACAAATCGGAAAATCCAGAAGAAGTCTTACACCAATTCCCTGAATCGAAAAAAATTTCAACTTATGTGTTTTCCTTACACGCAGGTCCATACCAAGTTTGGGAAGACAAGGCTGAATCCATTCCCCTTCGCCTTTTTGTTCGTAAATCACTTGCGAAGTATGTAGAACCTAAGGATTGGTTTACGTTTACAAAAGAAGGATTTGCTTTTTTTAATTCTTACTTCGGGATTCCTTATCCATTCGAAAAATACGACCAAGTCATTGTTCCTGAATTTAATTTTGGCGCCATGGAGAATGTAGCGGCTGTTACATTTTCCGAACGATTTGTCTCACGTTCTCCGATGACACGTTCACAAAGAGAAAATTTATCCGATGTGATTTTACATGAAATGGCACATATGTGGTTCGGGGATTTAGTCACAATGAAATGGTGGAATGGACTCTGGTTAAACGAAAGTTTTGCAACTTACATGGCAAGTTTAGCCCAAGCTAAAAATTCCGAATTCCAAGAAACATGGATTAGTTTTTTTGAAAAAATGAAACAATGGGCTTATGAAGAAGATGGTTATAGCACAAACCATCCAGTAGAAGCAAAGGTAAATGATACAGAAGAAGCTTTTACACAGTTTGATGGCATTACCTATGGAAAAGGTGCTTCAGTAATCAAACAACTTGTGTTTTTTATCGGAGAAGAAAGTTTTCAAAAAGGAGTTCAAAACTATTTACGAAAATACTCCTATTCCAATTCTACCTTACTCGATTTTTTAAGAGAACTCGAATTTGTGAGTGGGTTCTCTATGAAAAAATGGTCCAAAGATTGGTTAGAAACGAAAGGTACAAATCAAATTGAACTCACAACCGTTTGTGCAGATAATCATCTATATGGAAAAATTGTACAAGCAGCTCCTGGCCCTGAGAACAAACTACGTGATCATAAAACAATTTTAGGTCTCTATTTTTTTGATAAGGCCAACAAACAAGTTTCATACGAACAATTCCCTGTTGTTTATTCCGGTAGATCGAGTGAAGCGATTCTAGGAGTAAAATCCTGCCCTGATTATGTATTGTTCAATGCTGAAGACCATGACTTTGTGATTTGGAAATGGACAGATGTAAATAAACAAAATTTAGAATTTGTATTGGAGTATGACAAAGACCCAATGCGAAAACTAATCTTATGGACAGACTACTTTAGACAAGTATCACTTGCGAACATCACCTTTGATGAATTCAAAGACAGTGCAGTTCGTTTGTACCAAATCGAAACTGATACAAAAATCAAACGATGGATTTTATCAAAGTTAGCGAGTGATAATGGTTATACATATCTAACTAGCCGATTTTGGTTTCCTGAATCCAAACGAAATGCTGATTTAGAATCCTTACAAAATTTTCTTTTAGATGAATTAAAAAAAGTAAAAGCGGGAAGTGATGAACAAAGGTATTTATTTCTGTCTCTCATCGATTCAACTTATACCGAAGTGAGCCAAAAAAGATTATATGATATTTTGGAGAATAAACTCAGTTTTTCAGGCCTAAAACTCGATCAAGATTTACGTTGGAATATGATTATCAAACTTAGCTCTCTCGAAAAAGACCGAAATAAAATTCAATCCTTCATTGATCGTGAAAAGAAATTGGATCCATCCAGTCGAGGTGTAAATTCAAGTTTAGCAGCAGAAGCTTCGGAACCAAATCCAGAAGTTAAACAAAAATGGATTCAAGTCTTATTAAATCCAAAGACTAGTAACCTTTCCTCTTCTACTCTTAGAGTGGTTTCCTATTCTTTATTTCCGGAATACCAAAAGAACATCCAACTTCAATTTTTAGATCAATACTTTGATGCTTTGGACAAGTTCCAACATACAGATGATGAAAACTACTTGGATGCATTTGCAAAAAGTTTAACACCCGATTTTTGTACGGATGAAACTTTATTAATCTTAAAAAAATTCACAAACAATCACCCAAAATTGCCAGCTCCAGTGAAAAAAACCTTACTCAAACAAATCGATTCAGAGAAGAAATGCATTCAAATGAAATACAAACATAAAGAATTAATGATTCAATAA
- a CDS encoding peptidoglycan recognition protein family protein: protein MRENFKKRFRESRNGVCGSKSHFLQLDLNPLCQNLVKISLIFLISTGCSRFFVRTPNFTTIQIPNLIPFSEAEGIKKDRWEKLAKPRDQNLISAIILHNSGKRKFSDFFRLSVENQFLFHLYIDSNGTIYGDPMFLTREWTASPGIDTESIHIVYEGTQETLYNQNKQREVLQKTIQYLAESLYIPKSNFDIISKKGIFTHNQAKRRFGGFVDFSPCGSELALNQILKEIGGTFYEEDDWKDRFVTGWVLKKENKDLLKESFHPTNGRGITKAEKIIFSQLEKTDKGFTPEEYRVKYTFRGKIKPSCVVLHYTAIPDYFRSLRTLEARNLTASIMVDTNGKAYQLVDVIEDRAAAATGTNDNCIQIEIVAKDTEELLKQPEQIQKVKDLVLELTSKYKIPLSNERLEDLSGVFSHTQAKKKWGGSIFLNAKDFDPGEEYMELILNSIGGKYFPEPEWKNRSAMDWAILYRNFQP from the coding sequence TTGAGAGAAAATTTTAAGAAACGATTTCGTGAAAGTAGGAATGGTGTATGTGGCTCCAAATCTCATTTCCTTCAGTTAGATTTGAACCCATTGTGTCAGAATCTTGTAAAAATATCACTCATTTTCCTTATTTCGACAGGATGTAGTCGTTTTTTTGTAAGGACACCAAATTTCACAACCATCCAAATTCCTAATTTAATTCCTTTCTCAGAAGCAGAAGGGATCAAAAAAGACCGGTGGGAAAAATTAGCGAAACCTCGAGACCAAAACTTAATTTCAGCAATCATCTTACACAATTCAGGCAAACGAAAGTTCTCTGATTTCTTTCGATTGTCAGTTGAGAATCAATTTTTATTCCATTTGTACATTGATTCCAATGGAACCATATATGGAGATCCGATGTTTTTAACTCGGGAATGGACTGCTTCACCTGGGATCGATACTGAATCCATCCATATCGTTTATGAAGGAACTCAAGAAACTCTCTATAACCAAAACAAACAAAGAGAAGTGTTACAAAAAACCATCCAATACTTGGCTGAATCATTGTACATTCCCAAATCCAATTTTGACATTATCTCCAAAAAAGGAATTTTCACTCACAACCAAGCCAAACGTAGGTTTGGTGGATTTGTGGATTTTTCTCCTTGCGGAAGTGAGTTAGCACTCAATCAAATCCTCAAAGAAATTGGTGGGACCTTTTATGAAGAGGATGATTGGAAGGATCGATTTGTTACGGGTTGGGTTTTAAAAAAAGAAAACAAAGACCTTTTGAAGGAATCATTCCATCCAACCAATGGACGAGGGATCACCAAAGCAGAAAAAATCATATTTTCTCAATTAGAGAAAACAGACAAAGGTTTCACACCTGAAGAGTACCGAGTGAAGTATACTTTCCGCGGGAAAATCAAACCAAGTTGTGTGGTCTTACATTATACTGCGATACCAGATTACTTTCGATCTCTTCGAACCTTAGAAGCAAGGAACCTCACTGCATCCATCATGGTTGATACAAATGGAAAAGCCTACCAACTTGTGGATGTGATTGAAGACCGAGCGGCCGCAGCCACCGGGACAAATGACAATTGTATCCAAATCGAAATTGTTGCCAAAGACACAGAAGAATTACTCAAACAACCAGAACAAATCCAAAAAGTAAAAGACCTTGTATTAGAACTAACATCTAAATACAAAATTCCTTTATCCAATGAAAGGTTGGAAGATTTGAGTGGAGTTTTTAGCCATACCCAAGCCAAAAAAAAATGGGGTGGTTCGATCTTCCTGAATGCAAAAGACTTTGATCCTGGGGAAGAATATATGGAGCTCATCTTAAATTCGATTGGTGGGAAATACTTTCCAGAACCAGAATGGAAAAATCGAAGTGCTATGGACTGGGCGATTTTATACCGCAATTTTCAACCATAA
- a CDS encoding GMC family oxidoreductase N-terminal domain-containing protein, whose amino-acid sequence MGISIHNEKIITPKKHAETIKTHQIQNGKWELTADVVIIGSGAGGAVAARELSKNGWKVILIEEGSYFTPAQFSSDEFVSQARLYRDAGFIVTEEQTLSILQGKSIGGSTTVNWQTSLYPPDYVTNEWNERFGWQGYSREEMDPYVSEVHERLGVHEVPDNLINANNNVLRVGGKKIGLTPQVLRNNNRGCIGLGRCGLGCPINAKQSTFLTWIPDAIEAGATVVSNMRAVKIRDGKIKTVVAEFIPDAYEKAPTEIIETMEIKAPVVIVSAGAIEGPALLQRSGIGNGWVGRNLKVHPTSTIFGKFDTEIKMFQGPPQSIVIKDGHNQNGTGYGYWLEAAPYRPTLASSLVPFYGKQQFDVMKDYTKYNAGIVLVRDGADGEANASVKYSLGRRKVYFELTPTDGLNMLKGLKALAEVTVAAGAKELIFPFTRFTEPYKVTGNDNFDWILKESTKPGDLTVGSAHPHGSIQSANDPEKGAVDLNLEIYGHKNIFVMDASVYPTGLSVNPQITTMSIVLRASRNLASQKEERTKI is encoded by the coding sequence ATGGGAATCTCAATTCATAACGAAAAAATCATCACTCCAAAAAAACACGCAGAAACAATCAAAACCCACCAAATCCAAAATGGAAAATGGGAACTAACTGCGGATGTAGTCATCATTGGATCCGGAGCAGGCGGAGCAGTTGCCGCAAGAGAACTTTCAAAAAATGGATGGAAGGTAATCCTGATTGAGGAAGGTAGTTACTTCACTCCCGCGCAATTTAGTTCTGACGAATTTGTATCACAAGCAAGACTCTACCGAGATGCTGGATTTATTGTAACCGAAGAACAGACGTTATCAATTCTACAAGGTAAGTCTATTGGTGGTTCAACAACAGTAAACTGGCAAACATCTCTTTACCCTCCTGATTATGTTACCAATGAATGGAACGAACGATTTGGGTGGCAAGGGTATTCGAGAGAAGAGATGGATCCTTATGTTTCAGAAGTACATGAAAGATTAGGTGTACACGAAGTACCAGATAACTTGATCAATGCAAACAATAATGTATTACGCGTTGGTGGCAAAAAAATTGGATTAACTCCACAAGTTTTAAGAAATAATAATCGTGGATGTATTGGTCTTGGTAGGTGTGGACTTGGTTGCCCAATCAATGCTAAACAATCTACGTTTCTCACTTGGATACCTGATGCGATAGAAGCCGGAGCTACTGTTGTTTCCAATATGCGTGCTGTTAAAATTCGGGATGGAAAAATCAAAACAGTGGTTGCCGAATTCATACCCGATGCATATGAAAAAGCACCAACTGAAATCATTGAAACCATGGAAATCAAAGCACCTGTTGTGATTGTGAGTGCTGGTGCCATTGAAGGACCTGCTCTATTACAAAGGAGTGGAATTGGAAATGGATGGGTAGGAAGGAATTTAAAAGTCCACCCAACATCCACTATTTTTGGTAAATTTGATACCGAAATCAAAATGTTCCAAGGCCCACCACAATCCATTGTGATTAAGGATGGTCATAACCAAAATGGAACTGGTTATGGTTACTGGTTAGAAGCGGCTCCTTACAGACCAACCCTTGCTTCCTCTTTGGTTCCTTTTTACGGCAAACAACAGTTTGATGTCATGAAAGATTATACCAAGTACAATGCTGGTATTGTTTTAGTTCGTGATGGTGCGGATGGGGAAGCCAATGCAAGTGTGAAGTACAGTTTAGGAAGAAGAAAAGTCTACTTTGAACTCACACCAACTGATGGATTGAATATGTTAAAAGGATTAAAGGCATTAGCGGAAGTGACAGTGGCTGCTGGAGCAAAAGAATTGATTTTTCCTTTCACACGTTTTACAGAACCATACAAAGTGACTGGAAACGATAACTTTGATTGGATTCTAAAAGAGAGTACAAAACCAGGTGATTTGACAGTTGGATCTGCACACCCACATGGATCCATTCAGTCTGCTAACGACCCAGAGAAGGGAGCAGTTGATTTAAATTTGGAAATTTATGGTCATAAAAACATATTTGTCATGGATGCCTCAGTTTACCCTACAGGACTTTCGGTGAACCCACAAATAACGACCATGAGTATCGTTCTCAGAGCTTCACGTAACTTAGCGTCACAAAAAGAAGAAAGAACGAAGATCTAA